From a single Papilio machaon chromosome 19, ilPapMach1.1, whole genome shotgun sequence genomic region:
- the LOC106708322 gene encoding LOW QUALITY PROTEIN: aldo-keto reductase AKR2E4 (The sequence of the model RefSeq protein was modified relative to this genomic sequence to represent the inferred CDS: inserted 1 base in 1 codon) codes for MKKRDNVTIIVKQHFKGIKSSTTLACVYASKNQPPTYQLNDGRRMPSFGLGTWFGISNLTIINPVDEEASERAVGWAIDAGYRLFDTAYIYGTEKTVGRGVKGKISEGVIKREDVFISTKLWSDSHARAAVVPALRKSLEALGLDYVDLFLIHLPIGQFDNGTFDLTDYTETWQGMVEARRRGLTRSIGVSNFNAHMMDRLIKSSCVKPAVAQIEVNLNIQQPSLLRYCCEHDIVVMGYTPFGSVFPERALPGAPGPRVNDPLLRQIAATHNKTXAADHIEIFGTLYSLIFYELGVIPIPKSITKSRIEENIDIFDFGLSTEERKALGGYDVNYRSGKSWSDSPYYITREFTTV; via the exons atgaaaaagcGAGATAACGTTACCATTATTGTTAAGCAACATTTTAAAGGTATAAAGAGTTCAACGACATTAGCg tgTGTCTACGCGTCGAAGAATCAACCGCCAACGTACCAGCTGAATGATGGACGACGTATGCCAAGTTTCGGCTTAGGGACTTGGTTTGGAATTTCTaattta ACAATAATTAACCCAGTGGATGAAGAAGCGTCGGAGCGGGCAGTGGGCTGGGCTATCGATGCAGGGTATAGACTCTTTGATACGGCCTACATCTATGGCACCGAGAAAACG gtGGGTCGAGGAGTGAAAGGAAAGATTAGTGAAGGTGTAATTAAGAGAGAAGATGTATTTATTAGCACAAAG CTTTGGAGCGACTCCCACGCCCGTGCGGCCGTTGTACCAGCCTTACGAAAATCTCTGGAAGCACTCGGTTTGGATTATGTGGATCTGTTTCTTATACACTTACCTATCGGACAATTT gATAACGGTACTTTTGACCTGACCGACTACACGGAGACCTGGCAGGGCATGGTGGAAGCCAGGAGGCGCGGCCTCACACGTTCTATCGGCGTCTCAAACTTCAACGCGCACATGATGGACAGGCTCATCAAAAGCTCGTGCGTTAAGCCGGCAGTGGCGCAGATTgag GTGAACCTCAATATCCAGCAGCCGTCTCTGCTGCGTTACTGTTGCGAGCACGATATAGTGGTAATGGGTTACACGCCATTCGGGTCCGTGTTCCCGGAGCGCGCGCTACCCGGAGCGCCGGGGCCACGCGTGAACGACCCTCTGTTGCGACAAATCGCCGCGACACACAATAAGA GTGCCGCAGATCATATTGAGATATTTGGTACTTTATATTCACTAATCTTT tatgaATTGGGTGTCATTCCTATACCAAAGTCGATTACAAAGTCAAGAATAGAAGAAAACATTGACATATTCGATTTCGGTCTGTCAACAGAGGAGAGGAAGGCATTGGGAGGCTACGATGTGAACTACAGAAGTGGCAAGAGTTGGTCCGACTCACCTTATTACATAACTAGAGAATTTACTACAGTGTAA